The following are encoded together in the Ovis canadensis isolate MfBH-ARS-UI-01 breed Bighorn chromosome 2, ARS-UI_OviCan_v2, whole genome shotgun sequence genome:
- the LOC138434160 gene encoding gamma-crystallin A gives MGKITFYEDRGFQGRRYECSSDHSNLQPYISRCNSIRVDSGCWMLYERPNFQGHQYFLRRGDYPDYQQWMGLNDSIRSCRAIPYTSSHRIRLYERDDYGGLVSELTEDCSCILDRFRLSELHSLHVLEGCWVLYEMPNYRGRQYLLRPGDYRRYHDWGAMDARVGSLRRAIDLF, from the exons ATGGGGAAG ATCACCTTCTACGAGGACCGGGGCTTCCAGGGCCGCCGCTACGAGTGCAGCAGCGACCACTCCAACCTGCAGCCCTACATCAGCCGCTGCAACTCCATCCGCGTGGACAGCGGCTGCTGGATGCTGTATGAGCGCCCCAACTTCCAGGGCCACCAGTACTTCCTGCGGCGCGGCGACTACCCCGACTACCAGCAGTGGATGGGCCTCAACGACTCCATCCGCTCCTGCCGCGCTATTCCTTAC ACCAGCTCTCACAGGATAAGGCTGTACGAGAGAGATGActatggaggcctggtgtccgAGCTCACGGAAGACTGCTCCTGCATCCTCGACCGCTTCCGGCTCAGTGAGCTCCACTCCCTCCACGTGCTGGAGGGCTGCTGGGTCCTCTACGAGATGCCCAACTACCGGGGGCGGCAGTACCTGCTGCGGCCGGGGGATTACAGGCGCTACCACGACTGGGGGGCCATGGATGCCCGAGTGGGCTCTCTGAGACGGGCCATCGATTTGTTCTAG
- the C2H2orf80 gene encoding uncharacterized protein C2orf80 homolog yields the protein MAHYDLAINVALQWLDHSEDLTWLEWEKVKMSFRGRPVYPNHREREAMILSSYAGILMNSIPIEEVFKIYGAGSSCSSGAAKVPQAPPFHLSLHPFAMLTAPKAAEYARKQSVKLRRAAMNKNATSSSTRKANAMEWKSSKNLSLDTQPKDKVT from the exons ATG GCACACTATGACTTGGCCATCAATGTTGCTTTGCAATGGCTGGATCACTCAGAAGACTTAACTTGGCTGGAGTGGGAGAAAGT GAAAATGTCATTTCGGGGTAGACCCGTATATCCAAACCACAGGGAACGAGAAGCAATGATTTTATCATCTTATGCTGGAATCTTAATG AACAGCATCCCGATTGAGGAAGTCTTTAAAATTTATGGGGCTGGCTCTTCTTGCAGTTCTGGTGCTGCCAAG GTTCCCCAAGCTCCACCCTTCCACCTCTCCTTGCACCCTTTTGCCATGTTAACAGCACCCAAAGCTGCAGAATATGCCCGCAAACAGA GTGTCAAGCTAAGAAGGGCAGCAATGAACAAAAATGCCACCAGCAGTTCTACAAGGAAAGCAAATGCCATGGAATGGAAATCATCAAAAAATTTATCTTTGGACACACAGCCAAAGGACAAA GTCACTTAG